One Nitrospira sp. DNA window includes the following coding sequences:
- a CDS encoding Methyltransferase type 11 yields the protein MPTPTPAEVIEAQRQDWNRVAAGWDKWDSYFSRNMTFINHRLVADARLQPGLRVLDLGSGTGYPALLAGDVVGSEGSVVGIDLAESMLTVATRKAKALGMQHVTFRTGDVTTLPFDAGSFDAVISRFCLMFLPEIPKALKEILRVLKPGGYVAAAVWSAPEKNPFIRIPMDVIKTITPCRRRIPRPRGFFAWRSRAIWLG from the coding sequence ATGCCGACACCAACCCCCGCAGAGGTGATCGAGGCCCAGCGTCAGGACTGGAATCGAGTCGCTGCCGGCTGGGACAAATGGGACTCCTACTTCAGTCGCAACATGACCTTCATCAACCACCGGCTGGTGGCGGACGCCAGGTTGCAACCAGGGCTTCGGGTCCTGGACCTCGGGTCCGGCACCGGCTATCCGGCATTACTCGCCGGGGACGTCGTGGGGTCGGAAGGGTCTGTGGTGGGGATCGACCTCGCCGAATCCATGCTGACTGTGGCCACGCGCAAGGCGAAGGCGCTGGGGATGCAGCACGTGACGTTCCGTACCGGCGACGTAACGACCCTTCCCTTCGACGCAGGGTCTTTCGACGCCGTGATCAGTCGATTCTGTCTGATGTTCCTGCCGGAAATTCCGAAGGCGCTGAAAGAGATTCTCCGCGTGCTGAAACCGGGAGGGTATGTCGCTGCCGCCGTCTGGTCGGCGCCGGAGAAGAACCCCTTCATCCGCATTCCGATGGACGTGATCAAAACCATCACCCCTTGCCGCCGCCGGATCCCGAGGCCCCGGGGATTTTTCGCTTGGCGAAGCCGGGCGATCTGGCTGGGATGA
- a CDS encoding Methyltransferase type 11, with protein sequence MMERAGLALLSDNEFTAEVTYATAEEFFRSMMDIAAPIQNLFATLTPEQKTEAEQGIVKAVKEYRRQQGVALPIAVRIVSARKPM encoded by the coding sequence ATGATGGAGCGGGCCGGGCTGGCACTGTTGAGCGACAACGAGTTTACCGCCGAGGTGACCTACGCCACGGCTGAAGAGTTTTTTCGGAGCATGATGGATATCGCAGCGCCGATTCAGAATCTATTCGCCACATTGACGCCGGAGCAGAAGACCGAGGCTGAACAGGGCATCGTCAAGGCCGTGAAGGAATATCGACGGCAGCAGGGCGTCGCCCTGCCGATCGCCGTCCGGATCGTGAGCGCGCGCAAACCGATGTGA